Proteins from one Oryza sativa Japonica Group chromosome 12, ASM3414082v1 genomic window:
- the LOC4351262 gene encoding protein MALE DISCOVERER 2 — protein MEPWAIRVAYFIVFSFLVTARFGSCAPHSEEGRALPGYRESEQDQSIGSLSNWGEGKLIGRVFNLLLKENMFASETPSESKEHSSISESVPHDSAGFEPCRKCLAKTVHNATPRRLLQARELASNQTQTHPKSQSSPVQSSASHLVPRWAIYALPVAGVLFIAAVATAIYVFFSRRKKDNTVMPWATGLSGQLKKAFVTGVPSLERTELEAACEGFINVIGTLPECTLYKGTLSSGVEIAVLSTSVNSSQQWSAQSEEQFRNKISVLSRVNHKNFMNLIGYCACEEPFTRMMVFEYAPCGSLFEHLHIREAEHLDWKTRLRIIMGVAYCLEHMSQLDPPPLLPTNLSSSSIYLTEDNAAKIADIEFWKDDINKQDDQESVVYKFGILVLEVISGRRPFSEDDRLLVLWASSYLDGKRPLSAMADRTLVRSSSAAPEKDVAALCDVVRQCVRRPEAGKRAISMGEVARLVRGIAGLSPEQAAPREKPLWWAELEIASSETA, from the exons ATGGAGCCATGGGCCATTAGAGTGGCCTACTTCATAGTGTTCTCCTTTCTTGTCACTGCAAGATTTGGGTCCTGTGCTCCCCACAGTGAAGAAG GGAGAGCTCTTCCGGGTTATAGAGAGAGTGAGCAAGACCAATCAATTGGCTCTTTGTCAAATTGGGGAGAAGGGAAGCTCATTGGCAGAGTGTTCAACTT ATTACTCAAAGAGAACATGTTTGCCAGTGAAACACCATCTGAATCGAAAGAGCATAGCTCAATTTCAGAGTCTGTACCTCATGACAGTGCAGGATTTGAACCATGCAGAAAATGTTTAGCAAA AACTGTTCACAATGCCACACCAAGGCGACTTCTGCAAGCCAGGGAGCTGGCTTCTAATCAAACACAAACACACCCCAAAAGCCAATCATCTCCAGTTCAATCATCAGCATCACACCTGGTACCTCGTTGGGCTATTTACGCATTGCCTGTTGCTGGAGTCCTTTTCATTGCAGCAGTAGCTACTGCCATATATGTATTCTTCTCCCGTAGAAAGAAGGATAATACTGTCATGCCATGGGCTACAGGGCTGAGTGGACAGCTAAAGAAGGCATTTGTAACAG GTGTGCCTTCTCTTGAGAGGACAGAACTGGAGGCGGCATGCGAGGGTTTCATCAATGTGATCGGCACTTTACCTGAATGCACATTGTATAAGGGAACTCTGTCAAGTGGAGTTGAAATAGCTGTTCTGTCCACTTCAGTTAACTCTTCACAACAATGGTCAGCTCAGTCTGAGGAGCAATTCAGGAACAAG ATCTCGGTGCTGTCCAGAGTGAACCATAAGAACTTCATGAACCTGATTGGTTACTGCGCATGCGAGGAGCCATTCACCAGGATGATGGTGTTCGAGTATGCTCCATGTGGTTCCCTCTttgagcatttgcata TCAGAGAAGCAGAACATCTGGACTGGAAAACACGGCTACGAATCATAATGGGAGTAGCCTACTGCCTGGAGCACATGAGCCAGCTagatcctcctcctcttctcccaaCAAATTTGAGCTCATCATCCATCTATCTCACCGAGGACAACGCAGCCAAGATCGCCGACATCGAATTCTGGAAGGATGACATCAACAAGCAGGACGACCAAGAAAGCGTGGTGTACAAGTTCGGGATACTGGTTCTGGAGGTGATCTCCGGGCGGCGGCCATTCTCCGAGGACGACCGGCTCCTGGTGCTGTGGGCGTCCAGCTACCTGGACGGCAAGAGGCCACTCAGCGCCATGGCTGACCGGACGCTGGTGAGGTCGTCGTCTGCCGCGCCGGAGAAAGATGTGGCGGCGCTGTGCGACGTGGTGCGGCAGTGCGTGAGGAGGCCGGAGGCGGGGAAGAGAGCGATAAGCATGGGCGAGGTGGCGAGGCTGGTGAGGGGCATCGCCGGGTTGTCGCCGGAGCAGGCGGCGCCGAGGGAGAAGCCCCTGTGGTGGGCGGAGCTTGAGATCGCCTCCTCCGAAACCGCCTGA
- the LOC4351261 gene encoding uncharacterized protein translates to MATASSPASVQDYPDLQEDDDDDFQDDDDDDLDDEDEEDDDQEPSPSPSDEARLESVLRRLTAEEVRIRVHDVEIRGCCRTRRAAVEAAVGSDLPRAATVRDLVRAAAAAADRIRRLGAFDTVSITLDAAPPGIPGNAAVIVLVDVAEARGRAAGELGIFANKGTRSCSVQGSVKLKNLFGYCETWDASGDLGLDQTVELSTGVAIPRIGAIPTPLVARISFLSEDWLKSSLKEHMMGVSVGLLSTMNHNLAYNLSWRTITDRALMSSNSIRGQLGHSLLSSIKYAYKVDQRDSRIRPTRGYAYLFSSQVGGLAPESKDARYIRQEIDLRVALPLGVLNGAVNAGVAAGIIHPLARGSTGSISPLSEQFYLGGNRSLMCRLGGPSSLLGFKKRGLGTDLRSSTPENSENVASTSPELSARGGDIAVTAFADLSFDIPLKPLRELGIHGHAFVSAGNLAKLTEPDLRKFPLAEFLQTFRSSAGFGVVVPTRLFRIEVNYCHILKQFDYDLGKAGIQLNFSSP, encoded by the exons ATGGCCACCGCATCCTCTCCCGCTTCCGTCCAAGATTACCCCGACCTGCAagaggatgatgacgacgacttccaagacgacgacgacgacgacctcgatgacgaagacgaggaggacgatgaccaAGAACCCTCCCCGTCCCCGTCCGACGAGGCTCGCCTCGAGTCCGTCCTGCGCCGCCTCACCGCGGAGGAGGTCCGGATCCGGGTGCACGATGTGGAGATCCGGGGCTGCTGCcgcacgcgccgcgccgcggtggaggcggcggtcggCTCGGACCTGCCGCGTGCCGCCACCGTCAGAGACCTCGTGCgcgctgcagccgccgccgccgatcggaTCCGTCGCCTCGGCGCCTTCGACACCGTGTCCATCACCCTCGACGCCGCGCCGCCAGGGATCCCCGGTAACGCTGCCGTCATCGTCCTTGTTGACGTCGCCGAGGCTcgtggccgcgccgccggcgaactcGGCATCTTCGCTAACAAAGGG ACTAGATCATGTTCGGTTCAAGGTTCAGTGAAGTTGAAGAACCTATTTGGATATTGTGAGACATGGGATGCATCCGGTGATCTTGGATTAGATCAGACAGTGGAGCTAAGTACTGGAGTGGCAATACCAAGAATTGGAGCAATACCTACTCCACTGGTAGCTCGAATATCATTTCTCTCTGAGGACTGGTTGAAGTCCTCACTCAAAGAACACATGATGGGTGTTTCTGTTGGTTTGCTCTCCACCATGAACCATAACCTCGCTTACAATCTGTCATGGCGAACTATAACAGACCGAGCACTGATGTCATCCAATTCCATAAGGGGGCAGTTAGGGCATAGCCTTTTGTCCTCTATTAAATATGCATACAAGGTTGACCAGAGAGATTCAAGAATTCGACCGACACGAGGATATGCTTATCTATTTTCTTCTCAAGTTGGAGGCCTTGCACCAGAGAGCAAAGATGCACGTTACATTAGACAG GAAATTGATCTTCGAGTGGCTTTACCGCTGGGTGTGTTGAATGGCGCCGTTAATGCTGGAGTGGCTGCTGGGATCATCCACCCATTGGCAAGGGGATCGACGGGCTCTATATCCCCACTTTCAGAGCAGTTCTACTTGGGTGGCAATAGGTCTCTTATGTGCCGCTTGGGTGGACCATCATCACTATTAGGTTTCAAGAAAAGAGGGCTGGGGACAGACTTGCGAAGCAGTACCCCAGAGAATTCTGAAAATGTTGCTTCCACTTCTCCTGAGCTAAGTGCACGGGGAGGTGACATTGCGGTCACAGCCTTTGCTGATCTGTCATTTGATATACCTCTGAAGCCTCTCAGGGAGCTGGGAATCCATGGCCATGCATTTGTCTCAGCTGGAAATCTTGCCAAACTAACAGAGCCTGATCTCAGGAAATTCCCTCTTGCTGAGTTTCTACAAACATTCAGGAGTTCTGCAGGATTTGGTGTAGTTGTGCCAACAAGATTATTTCGCATAGAG GTGAATTACTGCCACATCCTAAAACAGTTTGATTATGACCTCGGGAAGGCGGGGATACAGTTGAACTTTTCTTCGCCCTAA